DNA from Pontibacter deserti:
ATACTGCAGCAGGCCATAAACTGCCGGACCGGCTGTTACATTTCCCTGGAAATTGAACTGGGAGCCACAGCAAGTATGTGTCAGGAACAGGTTTGATTGATCAACACTTACCACACCGCAGCTGGCATCAGGGTCATACGGGCAGGCCCGCTCAAATGCATAGTATGAGCTGGCCGTTTGGCGTACAACTATAATACCCCGGTAACCTGATTGTATATAGGCATAACCGCCGTCCTGGCGAAGCATAGGGTATTGCAGGCTGTTAACACTTATCTGTTCGTTTACCGGCACATTAGGTATGCCCGGGCCTACATTGTCGTCGGAGCAGGCAGTAAGTATACCTATGGCCAGTAGCGCAAGTATCTTATTTATAGTTGTAAAAGCCTTTACCAGATTTACGGCCATGGTGCCCGGCATCCACTTTTTGTTGCTGTATGCGGCTTGGTCTGAATTTAGGGTCATAATGGAAAGCCTCAAACATAGAGGACGTTACTGAAAAATTGGTATCTACGCCGATCAGGTCCATCAGTTCGAACGGGCCCATTTTAAAACCGCTGGCCTGCATCAGTTTATCAATGGTTTCTACATCGGCTACGCCTTCTTCCAATAGCTTTAGAGCTTCTACGTAATAATGGCGCGCTACACGGTTAACGATAAAGCCCGGCGAATCTTGCGCCATAACCGGTGTTTTCTCCAGTTTCAGGGCCAGTTGTTTTATAGTTAAAGCTACTTCCGGGTTTGTTGCTGCCCCCGAAATAACTTCTACCAGCTTCATGATATGAGCCGGGTTAAAGAAGTGCATGCCCACTACGCGTTCCGGGTTTGGTACGCCTGCCGCAATCCGGGTTATCGGAATAGACGAGGTGTTGGAAGCAAGTATAGTTTCGTCAGAGTTAATATCGGCTAGTTCTTTAAAAATACTCTGCTTTACTTCCAGGCGCTCTACCACCGCTTCTATGATCACATCACAGATCAGATCAAGGGTGTTGCCGGTAAAAGAAAGGTTGGCAAGAGTTGCGTCCTTTTCAGCTACAGTCAGCTTGCCACGTTCAATGCCTTTATCAAGATTTATAGTTGTGGTTTGCTGTGCCTTACTAAGCACCTGCACGTTTATATCGAAAAGTATAGTTTTGTAGCCTGCCTGCGCACATATCTGCGCAATGCCCTGGCCCATAGTGCCGGCTCCAACTATACCTATTGTCTTTATATTTTCGAATTTCATAGTCCTGGAATTGCTTATAAAACGAAGAGTGAATGCTCTGCTATACTTGTACGGCAAAACATTCACTCATTCAATTATTCAGTCATTCAAAATTTTAGATAACTCCTTCAAACTGGCGAAGGAAGCGCACATCGTTCTCCGTGAACAGGCGCAGGTCTCTTATCTGGTACTTCAGCATAGTTATACGCTCAATGCCCATACCAAACGCAAACCCAGAGTATACTTTCGAGTCGATGCCGCAGTTTTCCAGCACGGCAGGGTCTACCATACCCGAACCACCGATCTCAACCCAACCGGTTTGCTTACAGATGTTACAGCCGTCGCCTTTACAGATCAGGCACGAAATGTCGATCTCGGCGCTTGGCTCCGTGAACGGGAAGAACGACGGACGGAAACGTACTTTGGTGTCCTGGCCGAAAAGCTCCTTGGCAAAGTAGTAAAGCGTTTCTTTCAGGTCTTTAAAGCTCACGCCTTTGTTAACATACAAGCCTTCTACCTGGTGGAACACCATGTGCGCACGGGCAGAAATAGCCTCGTTGCGGTACACACGACCCGGCATAATGCTGCGTAGCGGCGGCTGATTGTTCTCCATCAGGCGCACCTGCACAGTAGAGGTATGTGTGCGTAAAAGGCGGTTCTTGTCTTCACTCAAAAAGAAAGTATCCTGCATTTCACGCGCAGGGTGGTTTTCCGGGAAGTTAAGGGCTGTAAAGTTGTGGAAGTCGTCTTCAATTTCCGGTCCTTCGGCAACGTTAAACCCGATACGCTCAAAAATACGCACGATTTCGCGGCGCACCAATGATAGCGGATGGCGGGTACCCAGCGTATTAGGTATAGTTGGTAAGGTGAAATCAAAGCCAGTATTGGTAGTGTTTTCCGTAACGTTGGAAAGTTGCTCCTGTGCCTGGTCGAAACGCTCCTGGGCACGGTTCTTTAATTGGTTTAACTGTTGGCCCACTTCGCGGCGCTGCTCCGGCGCAACCGTTTTTAAATCATCAAAAAGGGCTGCAATCTGGCCTTTACGACCTATATATGTAATTCTGAACTGCTCCAACTCGGCTGTATTACCAAGCGGGGCTGCTTCTATCTCCTGTGCTACTCTTTGTATGTTTTCAACCATAGTATGCAAAGATAATAATTTGCAGGGTTTAACATCAATCCAAAGTATAGCTTACGCTACTCAAAGTTGGGCAGGTATAATTTTCAGATTCAAAATAATATAGCACCTTTACTATACTTTAGAGAAGCGCTGAGCATAAGTTTGCTTCTGTTTACCGACACAATCAGGTTACTTACCGACTTTTTGCCTTTGCTTGCCTACTTAATATGGCCGTCTGATGTTGATTAAAGTAGATTTGATCAAAAATTAAAACAATACTGCTATGGAAAATCAAAATTTAAACACAAAACAAAATTACAAAGGCTGGAAGGATCCCGGCGACAACAGAAGTGGTAGAGTAATGGGTGGCCTGGTGCTGGTGCTGATTGGCGTAGTGCTTCTGGCTTATAAAATGAATGCACTCTTTTTGCCGCATTGGGTATTTTCGTGGCAGATGCTCCTGATCGTTATCGGTTTGTTTATCGGGTTCAGGCATTCGTTCCGCAAGCCAGGCTGGATCGTGCTGGTTATTATAGGTACTGTTTTCCTGATAGATGATTTTATACCTGAAATTGCATTCAGAAACTACTTCTGGCCTATTCTGATCATCGGTATCGGGTTATGGGTAATCCTGAAGCCTAAAGGTGGTTATACCCGCCATTACAGGCCGACAGCACCAACTATACCGCCTATCAACATGCCTGCAGGTGCACCTACAGAAAGGACTTTTTCAGAAAGTGCGCAGGCTACTTCGGATGATTATGTGAACTCCACAGCCATATTTGGTGGTGTAAAGCGAAATATACTTTCTAAAAATTTCAAGGGTGGCGAAATTGTGAGCGTATTTGGCGGCAATGAGCTAAACCTGACGCAGGCAGACATTCATCATCCGGTTGTGCTGGATACCACACAAATATTTGGGGGAACATCCCTGATTATACCACCGCATTGGGAAGTAAGAAATGAAGTGGTGGCTATACTTGGTGGTGTATCGGATAAGCGTGTAATGTTGCCGGGCGGCTATGACCCCAATAAGGTACTTGTAATTAAAGGTACTGCGCTGTTCGGCGGGCTTGATATTAAGAGCTACTAAACCCTGCTCTGCTGTAAATGGCTCCGATGCGTGTAATATGGCTATACCTGGCGTGGGCGGCATTTTGGTCGGGGGTGCTGGTGCTGGTACTGTTGCCGGCAAACTATAACCTCACCCTGACCTTTAAAGATGCTTTGCTCTACAATGCACTGCTAACTATAGCCGGTTATGCTGCGGGTACTGGTTTGCGTTACTATCAGCCAACACTGCGGCAGGGAGTATTGCTGCTGGCCTGGAGTTTAGGATTAGCCGGCATCTGTACGCTGGTTTATAGTTTCCTGATAACAAAGCTGGTACGCAATGAGCTATACTTAACATTTGTGGCAGATTCGTTGCCGATGCGTGTGGTATTTGGCTGGTTGCTCTTGTTGCTATTGTTGCTGTTAAACTGGTTTTGGTACTACACCAAAGAGCAGCGCCTGCTGGAAGAGCGCAAAGCCAACACCGAAAAACTGGCCCGCGAAGCAGAGCTTTATACTTTAAGACAGCAGTTGCAGCCACACTTCCTGTTCAATAGTCTTAATTCTATCAGTGCATTGGTGGTGGCAAAGCCGCAGGAGGCCAGAACCATGGTGCAGCAGCTTTCTGACTTTTTAAGAGGTACTCTCCGGAAAGAGAACCAGCAACAGGTAACGCTTACTGATGAACTAAGGCAACTGGAGTTATACCTGGCTATTGAAAAGGTGCGATTCGGGCACCGGTTAAAAACTGTAGTAGCTGTTGAAGATGAAGCAAAGTCTCTGCAATTACCGGCTTTGCTGCTTCAGCCGCTTGTAGAAAATGCCATTAAATTCGGCCTTTATGGTACCACCGGCGAAACTGCTATAAGTATAGCCGCTAGCCGCAGCAATGCGGGTTTAGTTATACAAATTCAAAATCCTTTTGCTGCTGATACCATGCAGGCGCAGGAAGGAACAGGCTTTGGGTTGAGCTCGGTGCAGCGCAGGCTATACTTGCTTTATGCCCGCCACGACCTGGTGCAAACGCAGCAGCTTGAGAACCAGTTTATCACAACCGTACATATCCCTCAGAACTATGATCAAGTGCCTAATTATTGATGACGAACCGCTGGCCCGAAGTATAGTTGCCGAATACCTGCAGCATCACCCGGAGATAACTATAGCCCAGGAGTGTGGCGACGGTTTTGAAGGTATAAAAGCCATAAAACAGCACCAGCCCGAACTAATCTTTTTGGACATACAGATGCCCAAGATAAACGGGTTTGAGATGCTGGAACTGGTAGAGCAGGCGCCCGGTGTGATATTTACCACCGCTTTTGATAACTATGCCCTGAAAGCGTTTGAAGCCAATGCCGTGGATTACCTGCTGAAGCCTTTTACACAGGAACGGTTTGATACAGCTCTTAGAAAATGGCAGGAAAAACGAAGTATAGAATCTGCTGAAAAACCAACTATAAACCTGAACGAAGTGCCCGACAAACAGCCCGAAGAGCGCGTGCGCATTGTGGTGAAAGCTGGTAACGATATCCGGATTATACCAGTGCAGGATGTGCTATACCTGGAGGCGTATGACGATTATGTAAAGATCCATACCAAAGATGGTCTTTTCCTGAAAAAGAAGACGATGGGCTATTACGAACAGGCACTTGACCCGGCTCAGTTTGTTCGTGTGCATCGCTCTTTTATGATCCCGTTTTCCCAGCTCACCCGCATAGAACCCTTAGAGAAAGACAGCCACGTTGCCTTGCTGAAAAACGGCGTACGCATACCATTGAGCAAGAGCGGCTATACCCGGTTAAGAACTGTACTCGGACTGTAAATTTTTTTTTGTAGTAATCTTTTGTGTTGCAACATTGACCAGGTGCAGAGCCTGCCTTGCTGTTCCTATAGTTTATGCAGGTGTTAGTCTATGTAACACAGCGGTTTGTCAGAAACAGGAGCTGAAACAGCCAAACATAGCTTTTTGCAATTTAGCTGGAAATGAGAATTTTATGCTCTTTTTGCTAAACAAAATACCCCTCTGGAAACTTTGGATATAAAAAACGTTTCCATAGTTTTGTGCCGCTATGAGTACCGCCGAATTAGAAGAAAAAACAAACGCCAAGACCAAAATCTCCTGTACTGCTTTCCAGTTGTTTTGCCAGCGTGGTATTAAAAGTGTGTCGATGGATGACATTGCCCAGTTTCTGAGCATGTCTAAAAAAACGATCTACAAGTGGTTCGAGAACAAGAACGAACTTGTGGTGGCCTCTACGGGAGCTTACCTGCAGGATATGCAGGAACGTTGCGAGGTACACTTTAAGAGTGCCGGCAACGCCATCGAAGAACTTTTCAACATCATGGGCATGACGCGCGAGCTTTTCAACCAGTTTCACCCTTCCATCTTCCACGATCTGCAGAAATACCACCCCGAAGCTTTTAAACTATGGATGCAGCACCGCGACGATTACATGTTTGTGAAGATAAAAGAGAACCTGGAGCGCGGCATAAAAGAAGGCTTGTACAGAAAAGATCTGGATGTGGAAGTGATGGCAAAAGTGCGCCTGGTGCAGGTAGAGCTGCCTTTTAACCCGGTATTGTTCCCACCGCATAAATACGACCTGAAGCGTGTGCAGATGGCAACTCTGGAGCACTACATGTTAGGCCTTGCTACCCTGAAGGGACACAAGCTGATAAACGAGCTTAAACACATTAAAGAAGAAGAATAACCTATACCTACTATCTACCAGAATAGAACATGAAAAAAGGAGTAAAACTGATAGCTGTGATTTTGGCACTGTTGGCGTTTACCGGGGTGCAGGCCCAGGAAGCGCAGCAGTTTAGCCTTCAGCAAAGTATAGAATATGCCCTGAAGAACCGCGTAAATCTGAAGGCTTACCGAAATGAAGAAGATATTGCCAAAGCAAGGGTAGGTGAGATCAGGTCTATTGGCCTGCCACAGATAGATGTTGCAGCCGAGGTAGGCAACAACTTTGTTAGGCAGAAAACACTTTTCGATCCCGAATTATTTGGAGGAGGGCCTGCATTGGAACCCTTTGTTATTACACCGGAACAGATAGCATCCGGGGAACCTATTACGTTAACTCCTACCTACTCACAACCAGGGCCTCGTACTGAAGGATTGATAGCTGTTTCTTTTGTGCAGCCTTACGCTGGCAGTGCAGTGATCGCAGGAAGCCAGTTATTGTTCGATGGCTCTTACCTGATCGGGTTAAAGGCAGCTAAAACTTATACAGAGCTCTCCCGGAAAAGCACTATACAAAGCGAGATTGAGGTGGCAGAGCTGGTGAGCAAAGCCTACTATAGTGTGCTGGTGAGCCGCGAGCGCATAGAACTGCTGAACCAAAACCTGGCTCGCCTGGATACGCTGCTGAAGCAAACACAGGTGATGTTTGAGAATGGTGTCGCCGAAAAGCTGGATGTGGATCGTCTGCGTGTATCGGTGAACAATTTGGTTGTGCAGAAGCAAAGAACAGAACGCCTCTTGGAGCTAAGTGTGAATCAGCTAAAATTCCAGATGGGCATGGATCACAAAGAACAGCTTGTGCTAACAGATAAGCTAAGTGAAGTAGAAGTGGATCTGGCTAAGACCATCGGCAAAGATAGTTTTAACTATAGCAACCGCATCGAATACTCAATGCTGGAGACACAGCGCGACCTGGCCATGCTGGACCTGCGTAACAAACGGTCCGGTTATCTGCCGAAGCTTTACCTGACTGCCCGCTACGGATATAACGGGGTAGGTTCCAGCCTTTCGGATGTGCTGAATGTGCGAGCCGGTTATGACAATACAACCGATAGAAATTATTTCGATTTTGGGTACGTAGGCGTGCAGTTGACGGTGCCTGTTTTTGACGGTCTGCGCAAGAGTTACCAGATACAGCAATCCAAGCTGGCACTTGAAAATACAAAGCTGGGTTTCGATTTTCTGGAGCAAAGTATAGACCTGGAATTAGATCAGGCTTCTGCGGAGCTTACCAGCTCGCTGGAGTTAATGAGGTCGCAGCGCGAGAACATGGAGCTCGCCCAGGAAATTGCACGTGTTGCCAAAATTAAATACCAGGAAGGGGTAGGATCTAACCTGGAGGTTGTAACCGCCGAAACCGACCTGCGTGAGGCACAGACCAATTACTACGCTGCTATGTTCGATGCCCTGATCTCGAAAGTGAATCTTGATAAAGCTACCGGTACCCTGTTAACTAAATAAAACTATCGAAAAAAGAATACCTAATCGACCAACTACTATGAGAAGATTACTTGGAATAACATCTTTTGCCCTGCTTTTGGGCCTTGCATCATGCGGCAACGGCGACGACAAAGAGGCGCAGCTGGCAGACCTGAAAAAGCAGAAGCAAGAGATCGAAAATAAAATTACAGCACTGGAGAAAGAGCTGAAATCGGAAGGTAAAGGTGCAGCTTCTGAGAGAAGAACAGTTCCGGTAACTGTTACTGCAGCCCAGCAGGATACATTCCGACATTACTTGGAAGTGCAGGGCCAGGTAGATTTTGACCAGGACGTGCATGTAAGTGCCAAGGTGCCGGGTGTGCTTACAAGTGTGCGTGTGCAGCGCGGCGACCGTGTGTCGAAAGGGCAGACCATGGCTACGATAGATGCCCAGGTGCTGGAGCAGAATATTGCAGAAGTAAGAACACGACTGGACCTTGCCCGCATTGCCTTCGAAAAGCAGCAGAACCTCTGGAACCAGAAAATAGGAACAGAGATGCAAT
Protein-coding regions in this window:
- a CDS encoding 3-hydroxyacyl-CoA dehydrogenase NAD-binding domain-containing protein, producing the protein MKFENIKTIGIVGAGTMGQGIAQICAQAGYKTILFDINVQVLSKAQQTTTINLDKGIERGKLTVAEKDATLANLSFTGNTLDLICDVIIEAVVERLEVKQSIFKELADINSDETILASNTSSIPITRIAAGVPNPERVVGMHFFNPAHIMKLVEVISGAATNPEVALTIKQLALKLEKTPVMAQDSPGFIVNRVARHYYVEALKLLEEGVADVETIDKLMQASGFKMGPFELMDLIGVDTNFSVTSSMFEAFHYDPKFRPSRIQQQKVDAGHHGRKSGKGFYNYK
- the pheS gene encoding phenylalanine--tRNA ligase subunit alpha, which codes for MVENIQRVAQEIEAAPLGNTAELEQFRITYIGRKGQIAALFDDLKTVAPEQRREVGQQLNQLKNRAQERFDQAQEQLSNVTENTTNTGFDFTLPTIPNTLGTRHPLSLVRREIVRIFERIGFNVAEGPEIEDDFHNFTALNFPENHPAREMQDTFFLSEDKNRLLRTHTSTVQVRLMENNQPPLRSIMPGRVYRNEAISARAHMVFHQVEGLYVNKGVSFKDLKETLYYFAKELFGQDTKVRFRPSFFPFTEPSAEIDISCLICKGDGCNICKQTGWVEIGGSGMVDPAVLENCGIDSKVYSGFAFGMGIERITMLKYQIRDLRLFTENDVRFLRQFEGVI
- a CDS encoding LiaF transmembrane domain-containing protein, whose translation is MENQNLNTKQNYKGWKDPGDNRSGRVMGGLVLVLIGVVLLAYKMNALFLPHWVFSWQMLLIVIGLFIGFRHSFRKPGWIVLVIIGTVFLIDDFIPEIAFRNYFWPILIIGIGLWVILKPKGGYTRHYRPTAPTIPPINMPAGAPTERTFSESAQATSDDYVNSTAIFGGVKRNILSKNFKGGEIVSVFGGNELNLTQADIHHPVVLDTTQIFGGTSLIIPPHWEVRNEVVAILGGVSDKRVMLPGGYDPNKVLVIKGTALFGGLDIKSY
- a CDS encoding TetR/AcrR family transcriptional regulator — protein: MSTAELEEKTNAKTKISCTAFQLFCQRGIKSVSMDDIAQFLSMSKKTIYKWFENKNELVVASTGAYLQDMQERCEVHFKSAGNAIEELFNIMGMTRELFNQFHPSIFHDLQKYHPEAFKLWMQHRDDYMFVKIKENLERGIKEGLYRKDLDVEVMAKVRLVQVELPFNPVLFPPHKYDLKRVQMATLEHYMLGLATLKGHKLINELKHIKEEE
- a CDS encoding Rieske (2Fe-2S) protein: MAVNLVKAFTTINKILALLAIGILTACSDDNVGPGIPNVPVNEQISVNSLQYPMLRQDGGYAYIQSGYRGIIVVRQTASSYYAFERACPYDPDASCGVVSVDQSNLFLTHTCCGSQFNFQGNVTAGPAVYGLLQYKTSLVNNILYITN
- a CDS encoding sensor histidine kinase; this translates as MAPMRVIWLYLAWAAFWSGVLVLVLLPANYNLTLTFKDALLYNALLTIAGYAAGTGLRYYQPTLRQGVLLLAWSLGLAGICTLVYSFLITKLVRNELYLTFVADSLPMRVVFGWLLLLLLLLLNWFWYYTKEQRLLEERKANTEKLAREAELYTLRQQLQPHFLFNSLNSISALVVAKPQEARTMVQQLSDFLRGTLRKENQQQVTLTDELRQLELYLAIEKVRFGHRLKTVVAVEDEAKSLQLPALLLQPLVENAIKFGLYGTTGETAISIAASRSNAGLVIQIQNPFAADTMQAQEGTGFGLSSVQRRLYLLYARHDLVQTQQLENQFITTVHIPQNYDQVPNY
- a CDS encoding LytR/AlgR family response regulator transcription factor gives rise to the protein MIKCLIIDDEPLARSIVAEYLQHHPEITIAQECGDGFEGIKAIKQHQPELIFLDIQMPKINGFEMLELVEQAPGVIFTTAFDNYALKAFEANAVDYLLKPFTQERFDTALRKWQEKRSIESAEKPTINLNEVPDKQPEERVRIVVKAGNDIRIIPVQDVLYLEAYDDYVKIHTKDGLFLKKKTMGYYEQALDPAQFVRVHRSFMIPFSQLTRIEPLEKDSHVALLKNGVRIPLSKSGYTRLRTVLGL
- a CDS encoding TolC family protein — translated: MKKGVKLIAVILALLAFTGVQAQEAQQFSLQQSIEYALKNRVNLKAYRNEEDIAKARVGEIRSIGLPQIDVAAEVGNNFVRQKTLFDPELFGGGPALEPFVITPEQIASGEPITLTPTYSQPGPRTEGLIAVSFVQPYAGSAVIAGSQLLFDGSYLIGLKAAKTYTELSRKSTIQSEIEVAELVSKAYYSVLVSRERIELLNQNLARLDTLLKQTQVMFENGVAEKLDVDRLRVSVNNLVVQKQRTERLLELSVNQLKFQMGMDHKEQLVLTDKLSEVEVDLAKTIGKDSFNYSNRIEYSMLETQRDLAMLDLRNKRSGYLPKLYLTARYGYNGVGSSLSDVLNVRAGYDNTTDRNYFDFGYVGVQLTVPVFDGLRKSYQIQQSKLALENTKLGFDFLEQSIDLELDQASAELTSSLELMRSQRENMELAQEIARVAKIKYQEGVGSNLEVVTAETDLREAQTNYYAAMFDALISKVNLDKATGTLLTK